A region from the Leptospira venezuelensis genome encodes:
- a CDS encoding acetyl-CoA C-acetyltransferase, with amino-acid sequence MSNAYVIDAVRTPRGKGKKRGTLASVHPQELSASTLLAIQERNGLKPEIVEEVVLGCVSQVDDQAACIARYAVMAAQWPNSVPGYTVNRFCGSGLQAVNNIANHVQSGAMAVGLGGGVESMSRVKMGADLGDRDFNIGNPNIQKHYNLVPQGISADLIATKYNITREEADKFAESSQLKADKAIKEGAFKKSIIPVKLEDGTTVDTDENPRIESDYAFLSSLGAVFKTVGERELDAIALRSYPDVGKINHIHTLGNSSGIVDGAASVLLANDEGIKKYGLKPRAKILATVATGEDPTIMLTGPVSASKKALNMAGLKVEDIDLWEINEAFASVVLYTQKTLGIPLEKINVNGGAIALGHPLGATGAILLGTALDELERRNKRYALITLCIGGGMGIATVIEKI; translated from the coding sequence ATGTCCAACGCATACGTTATCGATGCGGTTCGCACCCCAAGAGGGAAAGGTAAAAAAAGAGGAACACTTGCATCCGTTCACCCGCAAGAACTTTCCGCCTCAACCCTATTAGCAATCCAAGAAAGAAACGGATTAAAACCAGAAATCGTAGAAGAAGTTGTTTTAGGTTGTGTCTCCCAAGTGGATGACCAAGCAGCATGTATTGCGCGTTATGCGGTTATGGCTGCACAATGGCCAAATTCCGTTCCTGGATATACGGTAAACCGTTTCTGCGGTTCCGGACTACAGGCAGTTAATAATATCGCAAACCATGTTCAATCAGGAGCAATGGCAGTTGGTTTAGGCGGTGGAGTAGAATCCATGAGCCGCGTAAAAATGGGAGCGGACTTAGGTGATAGGGATTTTAATATAGGAAATCCTAATATACAAAAACATTATAATCTTGTCCCACAAGGAATTTCTGCCGACCTGATCGCTACCAAGTATAATATTACCAGAGAAGAAGCAGACAAATTCGCAGAGTCTTCTCAATTGAAAGCTGACAAGGCAATCAAAGAAGGTGCATTCAAAAAATCCATTATTCCTGTTAAGTTAGAAGACGGAACAACGGTGGATACCGACGAGAATCCTCGTATCGAATCTGATTACGCATTCCTTTCAAGCTTAGGAGCTGTTTTCAAAACAGTAGGAGAAAGAGAACTCGATGCTATTGCATTAAGATCTTATCCTGATGTAGGAAAAATCAATCATATCCACACACTAGGAAATTCTTCCGGTATCGTGGATGGTGCAGCCTCTGTTCTACTCGCTAACGACGAAGGAATCAAAAAATATGGATTAAAGCCAAGAGCAAAAATCCTGGCGACTGTAGCTACAGGAGAAGATCCAACTATCATGTTGACTGGACCTGTTTCCGCTTCTAAAAAAGCGCTAAATATGGCAGGACTCAAAGTAGAAGATATTGATCTTTGGGAAATCAACGAAGCATTTGCTTCTGTAGTACTATATACGCAGAAGACTCTAGGAATTCCTCTGGAAAAGATCAACGTAAATGGAGGAGCAATCGCTTTAGGACACCCTCTCGGAGCAACTGGAGCAATTCTTCTTGGAACCGCTTTGGACGAATTAGAAAGAAGGAACAAACGTTACGCACTCATTACCCTCTGTATTGGAGGCGGAATGGGAATCGCGACCGTAATCGAAAAAATTTAA
- a CDS encoding TolC family protein, producing MGGNKIHYKCFQLDVMQHKQNQATFRSVIYLGIFLSAVSIASETRDDLEKEGVWTTTSLIRYSLENSVQAKMSRLDLENSEYDWEKENGKYNFIGTLTANTQKTNNLPLPQYTLQGREITSNTLSAGLSKVFNTGTTAGLTVSDNRYETDAGKRPEQQGTIAQQFAQPSLHFANLGFTLKQELLKNIFGYQQRRSLEISRRSSAVRRLDAMNTLSRSVVQSLLSFWNLSLADENLKTAELLVKSVKNVKDITSSKVRMGVAEDYESGQWNALLITAENQLRQAKLEKDRVRRDLLVSLGKDPETKVNFALVLDDSLPSLGTEDSETEEAFQHRYDFKSIALQKQNAGTALEISKNGLLPSLYVSGTYNSREYDRNFPQSFDGIGAGRFTQNSAEIKMDYPLGNDTARAEYKNSLTQSRKMDLLLEQTKEQVKTDVRQGLQKINTTHEILEESKKNLSQAEKFYSGILPRYRYGRATSVNVKNALDLVAQARYGLMQAKVNYNSALVQYELSKGTLFRKYGMDAEEVLNQNTGDQK from the coding sequence ATGGGTGGAAACAAAATACACTATAAATGTTTCCAGTTGGATGTTATGCAACACAAACAGAATCAGGCAACCTTTCGCAGCGTTATTTACTTAGGTATTTTTCTAAGTGCTGTTTCTATCGCTAGCGAGACTCGGGACGATTTGGAGAAGGAAGGAGTATGGACCACTACTTCTCTAATTCGTTACTCTTTGGAAAATTCAGTTCAGGCGAAGATGAGCCGACTGGACTTGGAGAACTCTGAGTATGATTGGGAGAAGGAAAACGGTAAATATAATTTTATTGGGACCTTAACCGCTAATACTCAAAAGACGAATAACTTACCTTTACCTCAGTATACATTGCAAGGTAGAGAGATCACAAGTAATACACTTTCTGCAGGTCTATCAAAAGTTTTTAATACTGGAACCACTGCCGGTTTAACGGTTTCCGACAACCGTTATGAAACCGATGCGGGGAAAAGACCGGAACAACAAGGAACAATCGCTCAACAATTCGCTCAGCCAAGTCTTCACTTTGCAAATCTCGGCTTCACTCTCAAACAGGAATTACTGAAAAATATTTTCGGATACCAACAAAGAAGATCTTTGGAGATTAGCAGAAGAAGTTCCGCAGTCAGAAGATTGGATGCGATGAATACTCTCTCCAGGTCCGTGGTCCAATCTTTATTATCTTTTTGGAATTTATCATTAGCGGACGAAAATCTTAAAACGGCTGAGCTTCTGGTTAAGAGCGTAAAGAATGTGAAAGATATCACTTCTTCCAAAGTGAGAATGGGAGTGGCAGAAGATTATGAATCGGGACAATGGAACGCACTTCTGATCACTGCAGAGAACCAGCTCAGACAGGCAAAACTGGAAAAGGATAGAGTTAGAAGAGACTTACTTGTTTCTCTCGGAAAAGATCCTGAAACTAAAGTGAATTTCGCATTGGTTTTGGACGATTCTCTTCCTTCTCTTGGAACCGAAGACTCAGAAACAGAAGAAGCATTCCAGCATAGATACGATTTCAAAAGTATTGCATTACAAAAACAGAATGCAGGAACTGCTCTGGAAATTTCTAAAAACGGGCTATTACCTTCTCTTTACGTGAGTGGAACTTATAATTCTCGTGAATATGATCGTAATTTTCCACAAAGTTTCGATGGAATTGGTGCGGGTAGATTTACCCAAAATTCCGCAGAGATCAAGATGGATTATCCTCTCGGGAATGATACAGCCAGAGCGGAATATAAAAATTCTTTAACACAAAGTAGAAAGATGGATCTCCTTTTGGAACAAACCAAAGAGCAGGTCAAAACAGATGTGAGACAAGGATTACAAAAGATCAATACAACTCATGAGATCTTAGAAGAATCCAAAAAGAATCTCTCCCAAGCGGAGAAGTTTTATTCGGGCATTCTGCCCAGATACAGATACGGAAGAGCCACATCCGTAAACGTTAAAAACGCATTGGACCTAGTAGCTCAGGCTAGATACGGACTGATGCAGGCAAAAGTGAATTATAACTCGGCGCTAGTACAATACGAACTCTCTAAGGGGACTCTATTTCGCAAATACGGAATGGATGCCGAAGAAGTTCTGAACCAAAACACCGGAGATCAAAAATGA
- a CDS encoding hybrid sensor histidine kinase/response regulator → MTNAEIEKKDVRQSDGRTKKNILLVGTDPERTELITKICEDVGLTVFQFPLLENAKIDRDFGIVYSELDISQFEILTRKFSTSKRSPSFILGLENPDTKTIVKALRLGAFDCIDIKETTPKEISETLRNIKENWELDLLQDNLETERFNKIQGDLDWNSFRKDLIRKDLQTKSAYLISNIRTSLSQGSGFGALVSAIGLIRKKAKKNGTHYEVPAALIDLLLSNAETANRIIEIFNEMDYFIHNPQIKEEYSISQIHNLFRKEIQNVYELARFKRLHIKICEDKYISSRAAVGIHEESFKKAVGELLLNAIKFSEPETTIYVLFTLKKRKLLISVLNSPKIEGGSKKGIPNEESEFVFQPFARLTKYVHEDIPTLDYGLGLPLVEKIVSNHEGKISTFNVTSFLDEEEETMVLMEMDLPISQKV, encoded by the coding sequence ATGACGAACGCTGAAATAGAAAAAAAAGATGTTCGGCAATCGGATGGCCGGACTAAAAAAAATATTTTATTAGTTGGGACCGATCCCGAAAGAACGGAATTGATCACTAAAATCTGTGAAGATGTGGGTCTTACTGTTTTTCAGTTTCCTTTATTGGAAAACGCGAAAATTGACAGGGACTTCGGGATCGTTTACTCCGAATTGGATATCTCTCAATTCGAAATATTGACCCGAAAATTTTCCACATCAAAAAGATCCCCTTCTTTCATTTTGGGATTAGAGAATCCGGATACTAAAACAATAGTCAAAGCATTACGATTAGGAGCCTTCGATTGTATTGATATTAAAGAAACTACTCCGAAAGAGATCAGCGAAACTCTCAGAAACATAAAGGAGAACTGGGAGTTGGATCTATTGCAGGATAATCTGGAAACCGAAAGATTTAATAAGATCCAAGGAGATCTTGATTGGAATTCATTTCGCAAGGATCTGATTAGGAAAGATTTACAAACCAAAAGTGCTTATTTGATCTCAAATATTAGAACTTCCTTAAGTCAGGGCTCTGGCTTTGGAGCATTGGTATCTGCGATCGGCCTAATACGTAAAAAAGCAAAAAAGAACGGAACTCATTATGAGGTTCCTGCCGCACTAATCGATTTGCTATTGTCGAATGCAGAAACGGCAAATAGGATCATTGAAATTTTCAATGAGATGGATTACTTCATCCATAACCCTCAAATCAAAGAAGAATACTCCATCTCACAAATACACAATCTGTTCAGAAAGGAAATTCAGAATGTATATGAACTGGCAAGATTCAAAAGATTACACATCAAGATTTGTGAAGATAAGTATATAAGCTCCAGAGCTGCCGTAGGTATCCATGAAGAAAGTTTTAAAAAAGCAGTTGGAGAATTATTACTCAATGCGATCAAATTTTCAGAACCAGAAACAACAATTTATGTATTATTCACTCTCAAAAAAAGAAAACTCCTGATATCTGTTTTAAATTCTCCTAAAATAGAAGGAGGAAGTAAAAAAGGGATCCCTAACGAAGAATCCGAGTTTGTATTTCAACCCTTTGCAAGGCTAACAAAATATGTTCACGAAGACATCCCTACTCTGGATTATGGATTAGGATTGCCTTTAGTAGAAAAAATAGTTTCGAACCATGAAGGCAAGATTTCTACATTTAATGTAACAAGCTTTTTGGATGAAGAAGAAGAAACAATGGTCCTAATGGAAATGGATCTGCCCATTTCTCAGAAAGTTTAG
- a CDS encoding YheT family hydrolase produces MDLRPFKPPIHLRHPFVQTVLASLMRQNTPDHPMDRAATPVVIDAGKGVRLLGHYSKSPQDKALLVLIHGWEGSMDSNYIQRTSRRFFDKGISIFRLNLRDHGNTHHLNPEPFNGSLIRETYEAVRKVAKEYGNKLPVYLGGFSMGGNFTIRVAREHSRNKQNIPNLKHCIAVSPPLHPKSATEMMDSKLIIGKYFLDKWRQSLAKKNVHFPDLHPYPNIMKGKSVMEMTDRIVASTSEFKNSDDYFNSYTLGPKDFEKLKVDLTIVTSADDPIIRPDEFNEIPKNSKLKIFIQKYGGHNGFYENLKGDCWYFRVFDKVIFG; encoded by the coding sequence ATGGACCTTCGTCCCTTCAAACCCCCCATTCATCTCCGACATCCTTTTGTACAAACAGTTTTAGCTTCTTTAATGAGGCAGAATACTCCGGATCATCCTATGGACAGAGCCGCTACTCCTGTTGTAATAGATGCAGGCAAAGGTGTTCGATTATTAGGTCATTATTCCAAATCTCCACAAGACAAGGCATTACTCGTTCTTATACACGGCTGGGAAGGAAGTATGGATTCAAATTATATCCAACGGACTTCCAGAAGATTTTTTGATAAAGGGATTTCTATCTTTCGGCTGAACTTAAGAGATCACGGAAATACTCATCATCTAAACCCAGAGCCATTTAACGGAAGCTTAATAAGGGAAACTTACGAAGCGGTCCGCAAAGTTGCAAAAGAATACGGAAATAAACTTCCAGTTTATTTGGGTGGATTCTCTATGGGTGGCAATTTTACGATCCGGGTAGCAAGAGAACATTCTAGGAATAAACAAAACATCCCGAATTTAAAACATTGTATTGCAGTAAGCCCTCCCCTTCATCCAAAGTCTGCAACCGAAATGATGGATTCTAAACTGATCATAGGAAAATATTTTTTGGATAAATGGAGACAATCCTTAGCTAAGAAGAATGTTCACTTCCCAGATCTACATCCCTATCCAAATATCATGAAAGGAAAATCAGTTATGGAAATGACTGATAGGATAGTGGCTTCTACTTCGGAGTTCAAAAATTCTGATGATTATTTTAATTCTTATACATTGGGTCCAAAGGATTTTGAAAAACTAAAAGTCGATCTGACTATAGTCACATCCGCAGATGATCCGATCATACGTCCCGACGAATTTAATGAGATCCCCAAAAATTCCAAACTTAAGATATTCATCCAGAAGTATGGAGGCCATAACGGATTTTACGAAAACTTAAAAGGAGACTGTTGGTATTTCAGAGTCTTCGATAAAGTTATATTCGGATGA
- a CDS encoding sensor histidine kinase: MNSLVRNLLSPAILTEENGKIIESNDKFAELIGKELDATFDYHDWIHPVDREHEASLWEKDPSLKHYEMIKRLKNTDEIYLAYHTVTSKTTDGYLLTLFLPMEAKLPSDFKNISVHSTGESVKKAEIEIYRKALELFDWKQSLKDRYSSTAWMDSAIKQINITLMQGTGVGSLMTVLSMILSKAKKKEGSEFVEIRSNLFDLLQDGVASASRFTKFLSSAQALFEESETPDEIGTVAEFVDVLREVIDDIRPSVALKDQKILVSDNLHILSNRLRFKKAWIFTIAKEVLINALKYSPDKSNVLILVLRIGDELQFKVINDPPFSGYLEEFHEDLVFEPFYRGVKFMDERFDQEQFGMGLGLPVVKKLVELQNGKVHLQTMNLNLDDTRKEGICLTMRFPVIE, encoded by the coding sequence TTGAATTCCCTCGTACGCAATTTGCTATCACCTGCTATTCTTACTGAAGAAAACGGTAAAATTATAGAATCCAATGACAAGTTCGCTGAATTGATCGGTAAAGAATTGGATGCCACTTTTGATTATCACGATTGGATCCATCCCGTCGATAGAGAGCATGAGGCTTCTTTATGGGAAAAAGATCCAAGTCTTAAACATTATGAAATGATAAAGCGTCTGAAAAATACAGATGAGATCTATTTAGCATATCATACAGTTACTTCTAAAACTACAGATGGGTATCTATTAACTCTATTCCTGCCTATGGAGGCTAAACTTCCCTCTGACTTCAAAAATATTTCTGTTCATTCAACTGGGGAAAGTGTAAAGAAGGCAGAGATAGAAATTTATCGCAAAGCCTTAGAACTATTCGATTGGAAACAATCCCTCAAGGATAGATATTCTTCTACCGCTTGGATGGATTCCGCAATTAAACAGATTAATATCACTTTGATGCAAGGGACTGGCGTCGGAAGTTTAATGACTGTACTTTCTATGATACTTTCCAAAGCAAAGAAAAAAGAGGGGAGTGAATTCGTAGAAATACGCTCCAATCTTTTCGATCTTTTACAGGATGGAGTGGCAAGCGCTTCTAGATTTACTAAATTTTTATCTTCTGCCCAGGCACTATTCGAAGAGAGCGAGACTCCGGATGAGATTGGGACAGTCGCAGAGTTTGTGGACGTATTGAGAGAAGTGATCGACGATATCCGGCCTTCTGTTGCTCTTAAAGATCAGAAGATCTTAGTATCAGATAATTTGCATATTCTTTCTAATCGTTTGAGATTTAAGAAAGCTTGGATATTTACGATAGCAAAAGAAGTTCTGATTAATGCTTTAAAATATTCTCCAGATAAATCTAACGTTCTAATTCTTGTACTTCGGATCGGAGACGAGTTACAATTTAAAGTAATCAATGATCCTCCTTTTTCAGGATACTTGGAGGAATTTCATGAAGATTTGGTGTTTGAACCTTTCTATAGAGGAGTCAAGTTCATGGACGAACGTTTCGATCAAGAACAGTTCGGGATGGGACTTGGGCTTCCAGTCGTCAAAAAGTTGGTAGAGTTACAGAATGGAAAAGTCCATCTGCAGACAATGAATCTAAATTTGGACGACACCAGAAAAGAAGGAATCTGCCTGACGATGCGTTTTCCTGTAATAGAATAG
- a CDS encoding hybrid sensor histidine kinase/response regulator — protein sequence MMNEIPTDILTFIKFFEHSEGTSVYVNELLRDESGKIKDIKLHYCNEQGAKLLQMEKVFLIGKNFTEFRPGVSIIKPEMAEFMNSISRAGSEWRGIRQSVISGKYVDSTMLCHRDDWIISIAKDLNQEIKEKDIFREAAYRNEDAIYYLEPIFNENGNIIDFIYKDMNPAAETEMGIPKEISIGKNLYSVFPENVDLGMFDLFKRVYLTQQAEKKEYEIKDAQGNPGFYLLHISRVYEGLVITNKNVTEIRNVENQLRIQKEQLEFTYLASNDGYWDYNVKTEQLFLSERWKTMLGFTDKEIESDDIQLWRKLVHPKDLRIALSAFQRHQSEETERFDKVLRFKTKAGEYIFVRSRALIIKDENGEPTRIVGTHTDISAAKQSEHALEKAKEKAEQADKAKSEFLGMISHEMRTPLNGIFGMASLLSGSKLDSEQKEYLKDLSDSTAILSRLIDDLLQIITLDSAKMEIKEEPFEIKTFIDFIRILVEPKAFEKDIEFKILISEKFPKVIIGDRTRIEQVLLNLITNSVKFTDKGSVTLSLDTEGETSIIFKVKDTGIGIKEEARQRIFDAFHQEDLADTRKYKGVGLGLYIVKRLVSRMKGEVHLNSEPGIGSEFSISLPLKMETRSSLNPVQIESDSVPTFVSSSVLIVDDNEINVKILAKHLSKTGIQSDSALSGKEALKLLDTNEKKYDLILLDLQMPEMDGYHTADAIHALNSSNAKTPIVAVTASSFSEAYEKCAQHGIEGFIGKPFQPKQLYKVLTDFL from the coding sequence ATGATGAACGAGATCCCGACAGACATTCTCACCTTCATTAAGTTTTTTGAACATTCAGAGGGGACATCCGTATATGTGAATGAACTTCTCCGAGACGAGAGCGGCAAGATCAAAGATATAAAATTGCATTATTGCAATGAACAAGGCGCCAAACTCTTACAAATGGAAAAGGTTTTCCTAATTGGAAAGAATTTCACTGAGTTCAGGCCAGGAGTAAGCATAATTAAGCCTGAAATGGCCGAGTTTATGAATTCGATCAGTAGGGCTGGGTCCGAGTGGAGGGGAATTCGTCAGTCAGTAATCTCGGGAAAATATGTTGACTCCACTATGCTCTGCCATCGGGACGATTGGATCATTTCGATCGCAAAAGACTTAAACCAAGAAATCAAAGAAAAGGACATTTTTAGAGAAGCGGCGTATAGGAATGAGGACGCAATATATTATTTAGAACCGATTTTTAACGAGAACGGAAATATTATAGATTTCATATATAAGGATATGAACCCTGCAGCAGAGACAGAAATGGGAATACCCAAAGAGATCTCGATCGGCAAAAATTTATACAGTGTATTCCCTGAAAATGTGGATTTGGGCATGTTCGATCTTTTTAAGAGAGTTTATCTCACACAACAGGCGGAAAAGAAAGAATATGAGATTAAAGATGCTCAAGGAAATCCAGGATTTTATCTTCTTCATATTAGCAGAGTTTACGAGGGCCTCGTAATTACTAACAAGAATGTTACAGAAATTCGAAATGTAGAAAACCAACTTAGGATACAAAAAGAGCAGTTAGAATTCACCTATCTTGCATCCAATGACGGATATTGGGATTATAACGTAAAGACTGAACAACTTTTTCTTTCTGAAAGATGGAAGACTATGCTTGGCTTCACCGACAAAGAGATTGAATCAGATGACATCCAGCTCTGGAGAAAATTAGTACATCCAAAAGATCTAAGAATTGCACTCTCTGCATTCCAAAGACACCAATCCGAAGAAACCGAAAGGTTCGATAAGGTTTTAAGATTCAAAACAAAAGCTGGGGAATATATATTTGTCCGTTCAAGAGCACTTATCATTAAAGATGAGAATGGAGAACCTACACGAATTGTTGGAACTCATACTGATATCTCTGCTGCAAAACAATCAGAGCATGCCTTAGAAAAAGCAAAAGAAAAGGCAGAACAAGCTGACAAAGCCAAGTCGGAATTTTTAGGAATGATCTCTCATGAAATGAGAACTCCATTGAACGGAATTTTCGGAATGGCCAGCCTACTTTCAGGTTCAAAATTAGATTCGGAACAAAAAGAATATCTTAAAGATCTTTCAGATTCCACTGCGATCCTATCTAGGCTTATTGATGATCTATTACAAATCATCACCTTAGATTCTGCAAAAATGGAAATCAAGGAAGAACCTTTTGAGATCAAAACATTCATAGACTTTATTCGTATATTAGTAGAACCTAAAGCATTCGAGAAGGATATAGAATTCAAAATCCTTATTTCTGAAAAATTCCCGAAAGTGATTATCGGAGACAGAACTAGGATCGAACAGGTATTATTGAACCTCATCACAAATTCCGTCAAATTCACGGACAAAGGTTCAGTTACTCTTTCATTAGATACAGAAGGAGAAACTTCTATCATATTCAAAGTAAAAGACACAGGCATCGGAATCAAAGAAGAAGCAAGACAAAGGATCTTTGATGCATTCCACCAAGAAGATTTGGCGGACACGCGCAAATACAAAGGAGTGGGACTTGGACTCTATATTGTCAAAAGGTTAGTTTCTAGAATGAAAGGAGAAGTTCATTTGAATTCAGAACCTGGGATTGGTTCTGAATTTTCAATCTCTCTCCCTTTAAAAATGGAAACGAGATCTTCTCTCAATCCAGTACAGATCGAATCTGATTCAGTTCCTACATTCGTATCTAGTTCAGTTCTGATAGTTGATGATAACGAGATTAACGTTAAAATACTTGCTAAACATCTAAGTAAAACAGGAATACAATCCGACTCTGCCTTAAGCGGCAAAGAAGCATTAAAACTTTTAGATACGAATGAAAAAAAATACGATCTGATCCTATTAGATCTACAAATGCCTGAGATGGATGGATATCATACTGCAGACGCAATACATGCTTTAAATTCCTCTAATGCAAAAACTCCTATCGTAGCAGTTACAGCTAGCTCCTTTTCTGAAGCATATGAAAAATGTGCTCAACATGGAATAGAAGGTTTTATCGGCAAACCATTCCAACCAAAACAATTGTATAAAGTTCTTACAGATTTTCTCTAA
- a CDS encoding chemotaxis protein CheD, whose translation MESNKVIEEEEKIPSVFVNVGECLFSQAPVAMKTLLGSCVSVCLFDPFNRFGGMNHILLPGKPGVDDSARFGINAMELLINEFVKKGIPRSRLQAKIIGGGKVLRLGSKSVPIGEKNVGFVKDFLKSEEISVSGEETGGQYYRNLRFFTHTFEVFVKRVQIDLEKNMIEKNEAAYLDKIRENMRKKTPTTFF comes from the coding sequence TTGGAATCAAATAAAGTAATTGAAGAAGAGGAGAAAATTCCGTCGGTGTTTGTTAATGTTGGAGAATGTTTATTTTCTCAAGCTCCAGTTGCGATGAAAACTCTCTTAGGTTCATGCGTATCAGTATGCCTATTCGATCCATTCAATAGATTCGGCGGCATGAATCATATACTTCTTCCCGGAAAACCAGGCGTGGACGATTCAGCAAGATTCGGCATCAACGCTATGGAATTATTGATCAATGAATTTGTTAAAAAAGGGATTCCCAGAAGTCGTTTACAAGCAAAGATAATAGGTGGCGGCAAGGTTTTAAGATTAGGCTCTAAAAGTGTTCCAATTGGCGAAAAGAACGTAGGGTTCGTGAAAGATTTTTTGAAATCGGAAGAAATTTCTGTTTCCGGAGAAGAAACCGGAGGCCAATATTATAGAAATCTACGCTTTTTCACTCATACTTTCGAGGTGTTTGTAAAACGTGTGCAGATCGATCTAGAGAAAAACATGATCGAGAAAAACGAAGCGGCTTATTTGGACAAAATACGGGAGAATATGCGGAAAAAAACGCCGACTACTTTCTTTTAA